A portion of the Blautia hansenii DSM 20583 genome contains these proteins:
- a CDS encoding cyclodeaminase/cyclohydrolase family protein has protein sequence MGFSTVPCNEFVEVLASKAPVPGGGGASALVGAIGTALGNMVGSLTVGKKKYAEVEDEMWELKKKCDELQKDFLRLIERDAEVFEPLSKAYGMPRSTEEEKAEKARVMEIVLKDACSVPMEIMEKCCEAIEVIVEFAAKGSTLAISDAGVGAAFCKAALKGASLNVYINTKSMADRAYAEELNQKADAMLEKYTKIADETFESVLSRLK, from the coding sequence ATGGGATTTTCAACAGTACCATGTAATGAATTTGTAGAAGTATTAGCATCAAAGGCTCCTGTACCGGGCGGCGGCGGCGCATCTGCATTAGTAGGTGCAATTGGAACTGCTTTAGGAAATATGGTTGGAAGTCTGACCGTAGGGAAAAAGAAATATGCCGAAGTAGAAGATGAAATGTGGGAGTTAAAGAAAAAATGCGATGAACTCCAGAAAGATTTTCTTCGTCTGATTGAAAGAGATGCGGAAGTATTTGAACCTCTTTCAAAAGCTTATGGTATGCCAAGAAGTACAGAAGAAGAAAAAGCAGAAAAAGCAAGAGTTATGGAAATCGTATTAAAAGACGCTTGTTCCGTTCCAATGGAAATTATGGAAAAATGTTGTGAAGCGATTGAAGTAATCGTTGAATTTGCTGCAAAAGGTTCTACATTAGCAATCAGTGATGCAGGTGTAGGCGCTGCATTCTGTAAAGCTGCATTAAAAGGTGCAAGTCTGAATGTATATATTAATACAAAATCTATGGCAGACAGAGCTTATGCAGAAGAATTAAATCAGAAAGCAGATGCTATGCTGGAAAAATATACAAAAATTGCAGATGAAACATTTGAAAGCGTATTATCCAGATTAAAATAA
- a CDS encoding formate--tetrahydrofolate ligase has translation MGFKSDIEIAQECTMEPITKIAEKAGIDDKYLEQYGKYKAKIDYNLLKESDAPNGKLILVTAINPTPAGEGKTTTTVGLADGMQRLGKNVMVALREPSLGPVFGVKGGAAGGGYAQVVPMEDINLHFTGDFHAIGAANNLLAAMLDNHIYQGNELNIDPRKITWRRCVDMNDRQLRFVLDGMGGKTNGMPREDGYDITVASEIMAVLCLAKDITDLKERLGRIIVGYTYGKVSEQKPVTAHDLHAEGAMCALLKDALKPNLVQTLEHVPAIVHGGPFANIAHGCNSVIATKMAMKLGDYAITEAGFGADLGAEKFLDIKCRMAGLTPSAVVIVATVRALKYNGGVAKADLNNENLEALEKGLPNLLKHVSNIKNVYKLPCVVAINAFPTDTKAELDLVESKCRELGVNVALSEVWAKGGEGGIALAKEVIRLVEEPNDFTFSYDLEGSIEDKLNQIVQKIYGGKRVVLTANAQKQAAQLEAMGYGNCPICVAKTQYSLTDDQTKLGAPTDFEVTVRNLKISAGAGFIVALTGEIMTMPGLPKVPAAEKIDVDERGKITGLF, from the coding sequence ATGGGATTCAAATCAGATATTGAAATCGCACAGGAGTGCACAATGGAACCGATTACAAAAATTGCAGAAAAGGCAGGTATTGATGATAAATATCTGGAGCAGTACGGAAAGTACAAAGCAAAAATTGACTACAATTTATTAAAAGAGTCCGATGCGCCAAACGGAAAATTAATTCTCGTTACAGCAATCAATCCGACACCGGCAGGAGAAGGAAAAACAACAACAACGGTTGGTCTTGCAGACGGTATGCAGAGACTTGGTAAAAATGTTATGGTTGCTCTGCGTGAGCCTTCACTGGGACCTGTTTTCGGTGTAAAAGGCGGTGCAGCAGGCGGCGGATACGCACAGGTTGTTCCAATGGAAGATATCAACCTGCACTTTACCGGTGACTTCCATGCAATCGGTGCAGCAAATAACCTTCTGGCAGCTATGCTGGATAACCACATTTATCAGGGAAACGAATTAAACATCGACCCAAGAAAGATTACATGGAGAAGATGTGTGGATATGAACGACCGTCAGCTTCGTTTTGTTCTTGACGGTATGGGCGGAAAGACAAACGGTATGCCAAGAGAAGACGGTTATGATATTACCGTAGCTTCCGAAATCATGGCAGTTCTGTGTCTTGCAAAAGACATCACAGACTTAAAAGAAAGACTGGGACGTATTATCGTTGGATATACTTATGGAAAAGTTTCTGAACAGAAACCGGTAACAGCTCATGATTTACATGCAGAAGGCGCTATGTGTGCACTGTTAAAGGATGCTTTAAAACCAAACTTAGTACAGACCTTAGAGCATGTACCTGCAATCGTACACGGCGGACCATTCGCAAACATCGCTCACGGATGTAACTCTGTAATCGCAACAAAGATGGCTATGAAGTTAGGGGATTACGCAATCACAGAAGCAGGCTTCGGCGCTGACTTAGGTGCAGAGAAATTCTTAGACATTAAATGTCGTATGGCCGGTCTGACTCCAAGCGCAGTTGTAATCGTAGCAACCGTTCGTGCATTAAAATACAACGGCGGAGTAGCAAAAGCAGACTTAAATAACGAAAACTTAGAAGCTCTGGAAAAAGGACTTCCAAACCTGTTAAAACATGTAAGCAACATTAAAAATGTATATAAACTTCCATGTGTTGTAGCAATCAACGCATTCCCAACCGATACAAAGGCAGAGCTTGACTTAGTAGAAAGCAAATGTAGAGAGCTGGGCGTAAACGTTGCACTGTCTGAAGTATGGGCAAAAGGCGGCGAAGGCGGAATTGCACTGGCGAAAGAAGTTATCCGTCTGGTAGAAGAACCAAACGATTTCACATTCTCCTATGACTTAGAGGGAAGTATTGAAGATAAGCTGAACCAGATTGTACAGAAAATCTACGGTGGTAAGAGAGTCGTTCTGACTGCAAACGCACAGAAACAGGCTGCACAGTTAGAAGCGATGGGATATGGAAACTGCCCAATCTGTGTTGCTAAGACACAGTACAGTCTGACAGATGACCAGACAAAACTGGGAGCACCGACCGATTTTGAAGTAACAGTAAGAAATCTGAAGATTTCCGCAGGTGCAGGATTTATCGTAGCATTGACAGGAGAAATCATGACAATGCCAGGACTTCCAAAAGTACCGGCTGCTGAGAAGATTGACGTGGACGAAAGAGGAAAAATTACCGGTCTATTCTAA
- a CDS encoding DUF3786 domain-containing protein — MNFDYAKDSKEQRPYEHYLAAYKDMDPNEISERTGISYDEESRKFTVCFMGSTYLVSFPDYEISHVEDEIGVYPLEEAMNAKIFIIRYLAERFAAPFSGKFLTYHDVPWGEVYFRQFQGRCLMRFAFSYGNKLEHFQKVMEHLGAEKSTEGDCSYKLEFMNNLFIKFILWEGDDEFPPSSQILFSDNFAVSFAAEDLAVAGDIAINMMKAVERKLF; from the coding sequence ATGAATTTTGACTACGCAAAAGACAGTAAAGAGCAGCGTCCCTATGAACATTATTTAGCAGCTTATAAAGATATGGATCCGAACGAAATCAGTGAAAGAACGGGAATTTCTTATGACGAGGAAAGCCGGAAATTTACCGTATGTTTTATGGGAAGCACTTATCTTGTTTCATTCCCGGATTATGAAATCTCTCATGTGGAGGATGAGATTGGGGTTTATCCTTTAGAAGAAGCTATGAATGCGAAAATATTTATTATTCGGTATTTGGCAGAACGCTTTGCAGCTCCTTTTTCAGGAAAATTTCTGACTTATCATGATGTTCCGTGGGGCGAAGTTTATTTTCGTCAGTTTCAGGGCAGATGCTTAATGCGCTTTGCTTTTTCCTATGGGAATAAACTGGAGCATTTTCAGAAGGTTATGGAGCATTTAGGAGCAGAAAAATCTACCGAAGGCGACTGTTCTTATAAATTAGAATTTATGAATAATTTATTTATAAAGTTTATCCTTTGGGAAGGTGACGATGAATTTCCTCCTTCTTCACAGATTTTATTTTCAGATAACTTTGCGGTGAGCTTTGCTGCGGAAGATTTGGCAGTGGCAGGTGATATTGCAATCAACATGATGAAAGCGGTAGAAAGAAAGTTATTTTAA
- the acsV gene encoding corrinoid activation/regeneration protein AcsV — MFKVTFKFGSGEDVTTFAQEGENLLEVARVTNVAIDAPCGGNASCGKCKVKLVEGELHSPKTRHISDEEYDEGWRLACVSKITGDVAVEVPDIASAYRSRMKVADLSSKKEIAIFEKAKNDLEEAGLTLKNSMGILDVSMEVPSLDDTMPDNERFVRAIKKTTGASKVRLPFQVLTKIARVFRESNFEVRCVIRTSDEGDIFVYDVYPKSESVVIGGLAIDIGTTTVSALLINMLTGEIIGKASAGNGQIRYGADVINRIIESMKPGGSEKLQKAVIDETINPLIQQMCRANGFKPEHIYRMSIAANTTMNHLMAGMEGDPIRMEPYIPTYYKTNSLFASDIGIAINRDAHIIIAPNIGSYVGGDITAGALVSMLWNRPEFSLFIDLGTNGELVFGNSDFMMSCACSAGPAFEGGDISCGMRATDGAIESCTIDKDTMEPSYHVIGEEGEKPIGLCGSGIIDVIAELFRTGIINPKGKFVREGKRVRHDEYGMGSYVLAFEEEAGSVRDVEINEVDIDNFIRAKGAIFSAIRTMLASLDFDVEMIDDVYVAGGIGSGINMQNAVRIGMLPDIPIEKFHYIGNSSLSGAYTMLLSTEAERKCYELASNMTYLELSTVPTYMDEFVACCFIPHTDTSLFPSSMQDE, encoded by the coding sequence ATGTTTAAAGTGACTTTTAAATTCGGTAGCGGCGAGGATGTCACGACCTTTGCCCAGGAAGGTGAAAACCTGTTAGAAGTAGCACGTGTAACCAATGTGGCGATTGATGCTCCATGTGGCGGAAATGCGTCCTGCGGAAAGTGCAAGGTGAAATTAGTAGAGGGAGAATTACATTCTCCAAAGACACGTCATATTTCTGATGAAGAATATGATGAGGGCTGGCGACTGGCATGTGTAAGTAAAATTACGGGTGATGTTGCGGTGGAAGTACCCGATATTGCATCTGCTTATCGCAGTCGAATGAAAGTTGCAGATTTAAGTTCTAAAAAAGAAATTGCCATTTTTGAAAAGGCAAAAAATGATTTAGAAGAAGCAGGACTGACACTGAAAAACAGCATGGGTATTTTAGATGTTTCTATGGAAGTTCCTTCTTTAGATGATACCATGCCAGATAACGAGCGATTCGTAAGAGCAATTAAAAAAACAACAGGAGCTTCAAAAGTTAGACTGCCATTTCAGGTGCTTACAAAGATAGCAAGAGTATTCAGAGAAAGCAATTTTGAAGTTCGTTGTGTAATTCGTACTTCTGATGAGGGAGATATTTTTGTATATGATGTATATCCAAAGTCAGAAAGTGTAGTAATCGGTGGTCTTGCTATTGATATTGGAACAACTACAGTATCAGCATTATTGATTAATATGCTCACAGGTGAAATTATCGGTAAGGCTTCTGCCGGAAACGGACAAATTCGATATGGTGCAGATGTTATTAACCGTATTATTGAGTCCATGAAACCGGGTGGAAGTGAGAAGCTGCAAAAAGCAGTGATTGATGAGACAATTAATCCATTAATTCAACAGATGTGCAGGGCGAACGGATTTAAGCCAGAGCATATTTATAGAATGTCAATTGCTGCAAATACAACTATGAATCATCTTATGGCGGGAATGGAAGGAGATCCTATTCGTATGGAGCCATATATTCCTACCTATTATAAGACAAACTCTCTGTTTGCATCTGATATTGGAATTGCTATTAATAGAGACGCACATATTATTATAGCACCTAATATTGGAAGTTATGTAGGAGGAGATATTACTGCCGGAGCCCTTGTCAGTATGCTTTGGAATCGTCCGGAATTCTCTCTCTTTATTGATTTAGGTACAAACGGCGAATTAGTATTTGGAAATTCTGATTTTATGATGAGTTGTGCATGTTCCGCAGGCCCGGCTTTTGAAGGCGGAGATATTAGTTGCGGTATGCGTGCAACAGATGGAGCTATTGAGTCATGTACCATTGACAAAGATACTATGGAGCCTTCTTATCATGTGATTGGTGAAGAAGGTGAAAAACCAATTGGTTTATGTGGTTCAGGAATTATTGATGTAATTGCTGAATTATTCAGAACAGGTATTATTAATCCAAAAGGAAAATTCGTGCGCGAAGGAAAGCGTGTACGTCATGATGAATACGGAATGGGCAGTTATGTTCTTGCTTTTGAAGAAGAAGCAGGTTCTGTGAGAGATGTAGAGATTAATGAAGTTGATATCGATAACTTTATTCGAGCAAAGGGAGCAATCTTTTCTGCAATCCGTACTATGCTTGCCTCTCTTGATTTTGATGTTGAAATGATTGATGATGTATATGTTGCAGGTGGTATCGGAAGCGGTATTAATATGCAGAATGCAGTGAGAATAGGTATGTTACCAGATATTCCTATAGAGAAGTTCCACTATATTGGAAATTCTTCTTTATCCGGTGCTTATACTATGTTGCTTTCAACAGAGGCAGAAAGAAAATGTTATGAATTAGCATCAAATATGACATATTTAGAGTTGTCTACAGTTCCTACCTATATGGATGAATTTGTAGCATGCTGTTTTATTCCTCATACAGACACATCTTTATTTCCGTCTAGTATGCAGGACGAATAA
- the acsE gene encoding carbon monoxide dehydrogenase/acetyl-CoA synthase methytransferase subunit: MAKFVTIGERIHCISPVIRKAMAERDPEPILKRAKEQLDAGATYLDVNIGPAENDGEDLMKWAVQLLQSNFDNVPLALDTANKKAIEAGISVYNRSKGKPIVNSADAGGRIENIDLAAANDAIVIALCSAEGIAADNDERMMHCQNMLERGMMLGMEPTDLWFDPLFLVVKGMQDKQMEVLEAIKMFSEMGLNSTGGLSNNSNGMPKHIRPIMDSALVAMCMMQGLTSAIVNPCDLRLMETIKSCDVFKNNTLYADSYLEL; encoded by the coding sequence ATGGCTAAATTTGTTACAATTGGTGAAAGAATTCACTGTATTTCCCCAGTAATCCGTAAAGCTATGGCTGAACGTGATCCAGAACCAATTTTAAAACGTGCGAAAGAACAGTTAGACGCAGGTGCAACATACCTGGACGTTAACATCGGACCTGCTGAAAATGACGGTGAAGATTTAATGAAATGGGCTGTTCAGTTATTACAGTCTAATTTCGACAATGTACCTTTAGCATTAGATACAGCAAATAAAAAAGCAATCGAAGCTGGTATTTCTGTATACAACAGAAGCAAAGGTAAACCAATCGTTAACTCCGCAGATGCAGGCGGAAGAATTGAAAACATCGACTTAGCAGCTGCAAACGATGCAATTGTTATCGCTCTTTGTTCAGCAGAAGGTATTGCAGCAGACAATGATGAACGTATGATGCACTGCCAGAACATGCTGGAAAGAGGTATGATGCTTGGTATGGAACCAACAGATTTATGGTTCGACCCATTATTCCTTGTTGTTAAAGGTATGCAGGACAAACAGATGGAAGTATTAGAAGCAATCAAAATGTTCAGCGAAATGGGATTAAACTCAACAGGTGGTCTGTCCAATAACTCCAACGGTATGCCAAAACATATCCGTCCAATTATGGACTCCGCTTTAGTTGCTATGTGCATGATGCAGGGCTTAACATCTGCAATCGTAAATCCATGTGATTTAAGACTTATGGAAACAATCAAATCTTGTGATGTATTCAAAAACAATACATTATACGCAGATTCTTATCTGGAACTGTAA
- the acsC gene encoding acetyl-CoA decarbonylase/synthase complex subunit gamma gives MGLTGIQIFKMTPKKNCKECGCPTCMAFAMKVAQGALEISKCPHMSDEALAELSEATAPPMKTIKVGAGDNEYTLGGETVLFRHEKTFVSKTRYAVALCTCMDDAAVDAKLAELQKVDYERIGERMYVEAIYVNYEEGSDKDRYVEMVKKATATGRTLVLGCTDVEVAKAALEVCKDGKPVLNGATAANYEAMNEVATAAGVVLGVAGADLNEIYDTVAALEKAGNKNLVIDATGATVKEAYGNAVQIRRAALKDQDRTFGYPTIVNLAKVAHGDRHLQQALASLFTVKYGSIVVMETLDYAEALPLFGLRQNVFTDPQKPMKVEPGVYPLNGADENSICLTTVDFALTYFVVSGELERSGVPCNLIISDAGGLSVLTAWAAGKLSSTSVAKYIQENVEDKVKSRKLVIPGKVAVLKGDIEAKLPGWEIIVGPMEAVQLVKFLKDLTA, from the coding sequence ATGGGATTAACAGGTATTCAAATCTTTAAAATGACACCAAAGAAAAACTGTAAAGAGTGCGGTTGCCCTACATGTATGGCTTTCGCTATGAAAGTTGCACAGGGCGCTTTGGAAATTTCAAAATGTCCACATATGTCTGATGAAGCTTTAGCTGAATTATCTGAAGCTACTGCTCCGCCAATGAAAACAATCAAAGTCGGTGCGGGCGACAATGAATATACATTAGGCGGCGAAACAGTTTTATTCAGACATGAAAAAACATTCGTAAGCAAAACAAGATATGCAGTAGCTCTTTGCACATGTATGGATGATGCAGCAGTAGATGCAAAGCTTGCTGAACTTCAGAAAGTTGATTACGAACGTATCGGCGAAAGAATGTACGTTGAAGCAATTTACGTAAACTATGAAGAAGGTTCAGACAAAGACCGTTATGTAGAAATGGTTAAAAAAGCAACTGCAACAGGAAGAACTCTGGTTCTTGGATGTACAGATGTTGAAGTTGCAAAAGCAGCATTAGAAGTTTGCAAAGATGGTAAACCGGTATTAAATGGTGCAACAGCAGCAAACTACGAAGCAATGAACGAAGTTGCAACAGCAGCAGGCGTTGTTTTAGGTGTTGCAGGCGCTGACTTAAATGAAATTTACGATACAGTTGCTGCATTAGAAAAAGCAGGAAACAAAAACTTGGTTATCGATGCAACAGGTGCAACTGTAAAAGAAGCTTATGGAAACGCTGTTCAAATTCGTCGTGCAGCATTAAAAGATCAGGATAGAACATTTGGATATCCTACAATTGTAAACTTAGCAAAGGTTGCTCATGGTGACAGACACTTACAGCAGGCTCTGGCTTCCTTATTCACAGTTAAATACGGTTCTATCGTAGTTATGGAAACTCTGGATTATGCAGAAGCATTACCATTGTTCGGTTTAAGACAGAACGTATTTACAGATCCACAGAAGCCAATGAAAGTAGAACCGGGTGTATATCCGTTAAACGGAGCTGATGAAAACTCTATCTGCCTGACAACCGTAGACTTTGCTCTTACATATTTTGTTGTATCCGGTGAATTAGAGCGTTCCGGCGTTCCATGTAACCTGATTATCTCCGATGCAGGCGGACTTTCCGTATTAACTGCATGGGCTGCAGGTAAATTATCTTCCACATCTGTTGCTAAATACATTCAGGAAAATGTAGAAGATAAAGTAAAATCCAGAAAACTGGTTATTCCGGGAAAAGTAGCTGTATTAAAAGGCGATATCGAAGCAAAACTTCCAGGATGGGAAATCATTGTGGGACCAATGGAAGCAGTACAGTTAGTAAAATTCCTGAAGGATTTAACTGCTTAA
- the acsD gene encoding acetyl-CoA decarbonylase/synthase complex subunit delta, which translates to MPFNQKPQKFNANINTVEIGCGDKAIKLGGENTFPFYTFDAPMENAPKVGVEISDMGLANVPGIQEYYAGATTMAEIAKKAEAVEGADFVCLRLEGGDPNGADKSVDELIAIVKEVGDAVTCPLVVEGCKNVEKDAELLPKVAEVLQGKNALVLSAREENYKAVGAAAGLAYNQKVGAESAVDINLAKQLNVVMTQLGVKAQDIVMNVGSAAVGYGFEYVVSTMDRIKGAALSQNDNMLQMPIITTVADESWSVKEAMASEEDMPEWGSLEERGISMEVQTAAAVLASGSDAVILKHPQSVATISKMIKELM; encoded by the coding sequence ATGCCGTTTAATCAGAAACCACAGAAATTCAATGCAAACATTAACACAGTTGAAATTGGCTGCGGGGACAAAGCAATCAAATTAGGAGGAGAAAATACTTTTCCTTTCTATACTTTTGACGCACCCATGGAAAATGCACCAAAAGTAGGTGTGGAAATTTCAGATATGGGGCTTGCTAATGTTCCAGGTATCCAGGAATACTATGCAGGTGCAACAACTATGGCTGAAATCGCTAAAAAAGCTGAAGCTGTAGAAGGTGCTGATTTCGTTTGCTTACGTTTGGAAGGCGGAGATCCAAATGGAGCTGACAAATCTGTTGATGAATTAATCGCTATCGTAAAAGAAGTTGGAGATGCTGTTACTTGCCCATTAGTTGTAGAAGGATGTAAAAACGTTGAAAAAGACGCTGAATTACTTCCTAAAGTAGCTGAAGTTTTACAGGGTAAAAACGCATTAGTTCTTTCTGCAAGAGAAGAAAACTACAAAGCTGTTGGTGCAGCAGCAGGTCTTGCTTACAATCAGAAAGTTGGAGCTGAGTCTGCAGTAGATATCAACCTTGCAAAACAGTTAAACGTTGTAATGACACAGTTAGGTGTAAAAGCACAGGATATTGTTATGAACGTTGGTTCAGCAGCAGTAGGATATGGTTTTGAATATGTAGTTTCTACTATGGATCGTATTAAAGGTGCTGCATTATCTCAGAACGATAATATGTTACAGATGCCAATCATCACAACAGTTGCTGATGAATCCTGGAGTGTAAAAGAAGCTATGGCTTCTGAAGAAGATATGCCAGAATGGGGTTCTCTTGAAGAAAGAGGTATCAGCATGGAAGTGCAGACAGCAGCTGCTGTTTTAGCATCTGGTTCTGACGCTGTTATTCTGAAACATCCTCAGTCCGTTGCAACTATTTCAAAAATGATTAAAGAATTAATGTAA
- the acsB gene encoding acetyl-CoA decarbonylase/synthase complex subunit alpha/beta: MTLFETVFSGNDAVYGLTEGAINAAIEQHGADKAVSFPNTAYSLPCYYAVTGVKVNTLGELKEALGVVKTLMTREMRTHDIFMSGVATALCAEFIEVLKYIDGATPYEEPCYGHLADAVIRELGVPLVTGDIPGVAVILGKAPTTEDAVALVKSYQAQGILVTLVGDVIDQLTEAGMKTGANVRVIPLGKDVTSVIHVVSVALRAALIFGNITPGDAGNLMKYTMERVPAFVNAFAPLNDVIVACGAGAIALGFPVITNQEGVSEVPKSLIVQTDVSKFNATSLEARDIKIKITNIDIPVAFASAFEGEIIRRGDMQVEFDGSRVDCAELVQTVDASEIEDHKITVVGPEADEMELGSKNNIAYVVKVAGKNMQSDFEPVIERKFHNYINCIEGVYHTGQRDMQRIRISKDAFNAGFRIKHIGEVLYASVKNEFDAVVDKCEVVIYTDPAECTRIRHEVAIPTFDKRDDRLKSLTDESVDVYYSCILCQAFSPSHVCVVTPERLGLCGAVSWLDAKATNELDPNGPCQVITKERPIDERIGEYEDVNEAVQKFSQGALQDVSLYSIMEKPMTSCGCFECICGIEPFSNGVVITNREYAGMTPLGMTFPELASMTGGGVQTPGFMGHGKHFIGSKKFMKAEGGIERIVWMPKELKETVAERVNQTAKELYGIDNFIDMVGDETIATDPEELVAFLTEKNHPALSMDPMM, from the coding sequence TTGACATTATTTGAAACAGTATTTAGTGGAAATGACGCTGTCTATGGTTTAACAGAAGGTGCAATTAACGCTGCCATTGAACAGCATGGTGCTGACAAAGCTGTCAGCTTCCCAAATACAGCATACAGCTTACCTTGCTATTATGCTGTAACAGGCGTAAAGGTAAATACCTTAGGCGAATTAAAAGAAGCATTAGGAGTTGTAAAAACTCTTATGACAAGAGAAATGAGAACACATGACATCTTTATGTCAGGTGTAGCTACAGCTCTTTGTGCAGAATTTATCGAAGTATTAAAATATATTGATGGTGCAACACCTTATGAAGAACCATGCTATGGACATTTAGCAGATGCTGTTATCCGTGAACTTGGTGTTCCTCTTGTTACAGGAGATATCCCAGGTGTTGCTGTTATCTTAGGAAAAGCTCCTACAACAGAAGATGCAGTTGCATTAGTTAAGAGCTATCAGGCACAGGGTATTCTTGTTACTTTAGTAGGTGATGTGATTGACCAGTTGACAGAAGCTGGCATGAAGACAGGTGCAAATGTACGTGTTATTCCATTAGGTAAAGACGTTACATCTGTAATCCATGTTGTATCTGTTGCTTTAAGAGCTGCTTTAATTTTCGGTAACATTACACCAGGTGATGCTGGAAACTTAATGAAATATACAATGGAACGTGTTCCTGCATTTGTTAATGCGTTTGCACCATTAAATGATGTAATCGTTGCATGTGGAGCTGGCGCTATTGCTCTTGGTTTCCCTGTTATCACAAATCAGGAAGGTGTATCTGAAGTTCCTAAGAGCTTAATTGTTCAGACAGATGTAAGCAAATTTAATGCAACATCTCTGGAAGCTCGCGATATCAAGATTAAAATTACAAACATTGATATTCCGGTTGCATTCGCATCTGCATTTGAAGGTGAAATCATCCGTCGTGGTGATATGCAGGTTGAATTCGATGGTTCTCGTGTAGACTGTGCAGAGCTTGTACAGACAGTAGACGCTTCTGAAATCGAAGACCACAAGATTACAGTAGTTGGTCCTGAAGCAGACGAAATGGAATTAGGAAGCAAAAACAACATTGCTTACGTTGTTAAAGTTGCTGGTAAAAACATGCAGTCTGATTTTGAACCGGTTATCGAACGTAAATTCCATAACTACATTAACTGTATCGAAGGTGTATACCACACAGGACAGCGTGATATGCAGCGTATTCGTATCAGCAAAGATGCATTTAATGCAGGATTCCGTATTAAACATATCGGTGAAGTATTATATGCTTCTGTTAAAAATGAATTTGATGCAGTTGTTGATAAGTGTGAAGTTGTTATTTACACAGATCCTGCTGAATGTACAAGAATTCGTCATGAAGTTGCAATTCCAACATTCGACAAACGTGATGACCGTCTGAAATCTCTGACAGATGAATCTGTTGATGTTTACTACAGCTGTATTCTTTGTCAGGCATTCTCTCCATCTCACGTATGTGTTGTTACACCAGAACGTCTGGGACTTTGTGGAGCGGTTTCATGGTTAGATGCAAAAGCTACAAATGAACTTGATCCAAACGGACCTTGCCAGGTGATTACAAAAGAAAGACCAATCGATGAAAGAATTGGTGAATACGAAGACGTAAATGAAGCTGTACAGAAATTCTCTCAGGGTGCTCTGCAGGATGTATCTCTGTACTCTATCATGGAAAAACCAATGACATCTTGTGGATGTTTTGAATGTATCTGTGGTATTGAACCATTCTCTAATGGTGTTGTTATTACAAACCGTGAATATGCAGGTATGACACCACTTGGAATGACATTCCCAGAACTGGCTTCTATGACAGGTGGTGGTGTTCAGACACCTGGATTTATGGGACATGGTAAACATTTTATTGGTTCTAAGAAATTCATGAAAGCAGAAGGCGGTATTGAACGTATCGTATGGATGCCAAAAGAATTAAAAGAAACTGTTGCTGAAAGAGTAAATCAGACAGCAAAAGAACTGTACGGAATTGACAACTTCATCGATATGGTTGGTGATGAAACAATCGCAACAGACCCTGAAGAATTAGTTGCATTCTTAACAGAGAAAAACCATCCGGCCCTTTCTATGGATCCGATGATGTAA